The sequence below is a genomic window from Dyadobacter sp. CECT 9275.
GCCGATGAAAACGGCGCCGCCGACAGTTTCAAAAACAGTGCGTACCCCTTTTCCTGGAAAATTCGTGTATACAGGTGACCATAGACTAGCCCCGTTTATTCTTTGTAAAAACTGTCCGCTGGAATTGTATGCCAATATCCCGGTCTTGCCAGGCACAATGCTGCTATGCTCGTCAGGGAAAACCTCCCGTTTCCAAAAAGGAGCGGTAGCATTTGGTTTACTTTGATATATCTCGTTTCCGGTACGCAGAAAGGCCCCATGATCATTGGCAAGGAAACCATCTCTGGGAATGTCATCTCCCTGCAAACTTTCAGGTAATCCCTCGCTAATGTCCTGCCATGTCTGCCCGCCATCCACTGACTTAAAAATGATGTTTGCAGCTACTGCCTTATCTCCTTTTTGTGCTTGTTCACCATCCGGAAGTGAGGATGACTGCGGAAATTCCAAAGCCTGATCAAAGGCAAAGGAGAAGGGAAAAAAGAGTAAAAAAGAGAGGTGATGGATTTTCATGAATAAAATGGGTTTGGTGAAATGATAGAATGAAATTGTTTTTAACTTCACATATCAAATGTAGGCACCCGTGTTGCTGCTCTTTGTAAATCAATTGTAAAAAGAAATGTAAATGCGTGTAAATTCTGCTGTTACCGGCATTTTCACAAAACGGTGGGTGGTGCGCTCCGGCATTACCGCGATGATACTTACTATTTTTTTTATCACCTCGTCATTCACAGCACATACCAGCCGCGACTCAAGGGCGAAACAAGTGAACCTCATGATCCGCCAAACGGGCCATAGGCTACTGCTTCAGGCAGGCGACTCAACCTCGCGTGTATTACCTGTTACCGAAATTAAAGAAGGCACGTTTCTGCTGAGGTTCGAAAAGGAATTCGTTTTTAACCATGACTCACTCATGGTGCTGTCACGGAGCCTGCTTCCCAAAACACAGTTTCCTTCCGGTTACACCGTTACGGTACAAGATTGCCTCAAAGGCGGCATCGTCTATGGTTTCCAGGTAAATAATACCTCTCCGGACGTCCTAGCTTGCAGTGGCAGAAGGCAACCGGCAGGTTGTTATACCATCGAATTTTACTTCCCGGATTTTTATGCGAACGTAAAACAGGAGAAAGCTGACAACGACCAGCTGACTGCATCCGTCAAAGTGGGTACTCAGGTTGTTGGCCCCAAAGCTAAAGAATTCAAAACGGCCACCTTCGGCGAAGGAACAGAGGAACTCAAATCCGTTAAAACCGATCCGAGGGGAATCAATCCTGGACTTGAAGAATCGGTCACGACAGCCTTTGACTATCCATTAATCTATGTGGTTTACAGCGGCATTCTTATACTGCTGGTTATGACCTTGTTCATTGGGCATTTTGGTAAATATGTTAAAAAGGGGCCGGGGCAGAATCAGAATTACGCTTTAAGGAAAGAGCCCGTC
It includes:
- a CDS encoding sialidase family protein gives rise to the protein MKIHHLSFLLFFPFSFAFDQALEFPQSSSLPDGEQAQKGDKAVAANIIFKSVDGGQTWQDISEGLPESLQGDDIPRDGFLANDHGAFLRTGNEIYQSKPNATAPFWKREVFPDEHSSIVPGKTGILAYNSSGQFLQRINGASLWSPVYTNFPGKGVRTVFETVGGAVFIGSNSSLSKSIDGGETWKHFHTGGWGLKFVESKGVLLATSQEGIIRSTDDGESWELVISEGGVGITVECIKGGFAAITCNTETETRRVRTSYDGGKTWQPVDAGLPASLYIASIKEVGGYMFCGHPAGIYRSSDKGKTWQLLLPSIEDKVFNLFVSGNAIYAIPRGGGC
- a CDS encoding winged helix-turn-helix domain-containing protein produces the protein MRVNSAVTGIFTKRWVVRSGITAMILTIFFITSSFTAHTSRDSRAKQVNLMIRQTGHRLLLQAGDSTSRVLPVTEIKEGTFLLRFEKEFVFNHDSLMVLSRSLLPKTQFPSGYTVTVQDCLKGGIVYGFQVNNTSPDVLACSGRRQPAGCYTIEFYFPDFYANVKQEKADNDQLTASVKVGTQVVGPKAKEFKTATFGEGTEELKSVKTDPRGINPGLEESVTTAFDYPLIYVVYSGILILLVMTLFIGHFGKYVKKGPGQNQNYALRKEPVPELTALGSFLFNVKGQRLLLGSEVISLTDKECKVLELLHKNFGELIPRETLLQEVWINEGVFTGRSLDMFVSKLRKKLSPDPELRITNVHGKGYKLEIPERQII